A genomic segment from Campylobacter sp. MG1 encodes:
- the mnmG gene encoding tRNA uridine-5-carboxymethylaminomethyl(34) synthesis enzyme MnmG: protein MYDIIVIGAGHAGVEAAHASAKMGKKTLLLTILNDRIGATSCNPAIGGLAKGHLVKEIAALGGIMPKITDLSAINYKTLNESKGAAVRGTRAQIDMDEYNKNAKNILLNMPNLDISQEMVTELLVKDNEAYGVKTELNKTYEAKKIILCSGTFLNGLIHVGLSKIKSGRVGELSASELGDNLAALGLNRGRLKTGTCPRIAASSIDFSVLETQESDLNTKGFSLEFTSHTLPQLPCYIAHTNTTTHDIIRSNFDKAPMFTGQIKGVGPRYCPSIEDKINRFADKESHHLFIEPQTKEATEYYINGFSTSLPFEVQHSMIRSVKGFENAKITRHGYAIEYDYFDPLDLFHTLESKIIKNFYLAGQVNGTTGYEEAAAQGLMAAINASLAIDNKDGLVLRRDEGYIGVLIDDLVTKGTKEPYRMFTSRAEFRLLLRESNAITRLNKYAYECGLRDENSFKYYENQINDIKKGLEFLCESRVVPSNSFNELLASINEEPISQPTTLQKIIARSTITKEKMLSLAPSLANLNDFVLDEILLDAKYYHYVKLQDESIQNQANLIKIKIPNDFTYRGISGLSNEVVEKLEKNKPDNLFDASRISGITPAAIDILQIYIKLKAKN, encoded by the coding sequence ATGTATGATATTATAGTAATTGGTGCTGGTCATGCTGGTGTTGAAGCGGCACACGCAAGTGCTAAAATGGGTAAAAAAACACTACTTCTTACGATTTTAAACGATAGAATTGGAGCAACTTCTTGCAATCCTGCAATAGGCGGACTTGCAAAAGGACATTTAGTAAAAGAAATAGCCGCACTTGGCGGAATTATGCCAAAGATTACTGATTTAAGTGCGATTAATTACAAGACTTTAAATGAGAGCAAAGGTGCAGCTGTTCGTGGAACTAGAGCTCAAATAGATATGGATGAATACAATAAAAATGCTAAAAATATATTATTAAATATGCCTAATTTAGACATTTCTCAAGAAATGGTTACAGAGCTTTTAGTAAAAGATAATGAAGCTTATGGAGTAAAAACCGAGCTTAATAAAACTTATGAAGCTAAGAAAATAATTTTATGCAGTGGGACATTTTTAAATGGTTTAATTCATGTAGGTTTAAGCAAGATAAAAAGTGGTCGTGTAGGAGAGCTTAGTGCTAGTGAGTTAGGCGATAATTTAGCTGCTTTAGGGCTTAATCGCGGAAGACTTAAAACTGGAACTTGTCCTAGAATTGCAGCAAGTAGTATTGATTTTAGCGTATTAGAAACTCAAGAAAGTGATTTAAATACTAAAGGATTTAGCTTAGAATTTACTTCTCATACATTGCCGCAACTTCCTTGCTATATAGCGCATACAAATACAACAACTCATGATATTATCCGTTCAAATTTTGATAAAGCTCCTATGTTTACAGGACAAATTAAAGGAGTTGGCCCTAGATATTGTCCTAGTATAGAAGATAAAATCAATCGTTTTGCAGATAAAGAAAGTCATCATTTATTTATTGAGCCACAGACAAAAGAAGCTACAGAATATTATATAAATGGTTTTTCAACTTCTTTACCATTTGAAGTTCAACATTCAATGATACGCTCGGTTAAAGGCTTTGAAAATGCTAAAATCACAAGACACGGCTATGCAATAGAATATGATTATTTTGACCCGCTTGATTTGTTTCATACTTTAGAAAGTAAAATTATTAAAAACTTCTATCTAGCAGGTCAAGTAAATGGGACAACTGGTTATGAAGAAGCAGCAGCTCAAGGGCTTATGGCAGCTATAAATGCAAGTTTGGCAATTGATAATAAAGATGGGCTTGTGTTACGCCGTGATGAAGGATATATTGGTGTTTTAATTGATGATTTAGTTACAAAAGGCACAAAAGAGCCTTATAGAATGTTTACAAGTAGGGCTGAGTTTAGATTATTACTTCGTGAAAGCAATGCAATCACAAGGCTTAATAAATACGCTTATGAGTGTGGTTTAAGAGATGAAAATAGCTTTAAATACTATGAAAATCAAATAAATGATATTAAAAAAGGTTTAGAGTTTTTATGTGAAAGCAGGGTTGTTCCTTCAAATTCTTTTAATGAATTATTAGCAAGTATTAATGAAGAGCCGATTTCTCAACCAACAACTCTTCAAAAAATCATAGCTCGTAGCACGATAACAAAGGAAAAAATGCTTTCTTTAGCACCAAGTTTGGCTAATTTAAATGATTTTGTTTTAGATGAAATTTTACTTGATGCAAAATATTATCATTATGTAAAATTACAAGATGAAAGTATTCAAAATCAAGCGAATTTGATTAAGATTAAAATTCCAAATGATTTTACTTATCGTGGAATTAGTGGGCTTAGCAATGAAGTTGTAGAAAAACTTGAAAAAAATAAGCCTGATAATTTGTTTGATGCAAGTAGAATTAGTGGAATTACCCCAGCTGCAATTGATATTCTTCAAATTTATATTAAATTAAAGGCTAAAAATTGA
- the ribE gene encoding riboflavin synthase gives MFNGLIRHTGIIKSFSNNNLTLISNLKPNIGDSVATNGICLSVTKINNDGFNLNLSTETQNIVKPFKIGAKVHTELAMKVGDRIDGHILSGHIDGLGKIKKIEKLNSGIDFYISLDEKLMPFVCKKGSIAIDGVSLTINDVINDGVRLTIIDITLKDTLFNSYKIGDLVNVETDILARYAERILNYKKQNQLSWSDVDRINLLY, from the coding sequence ATGTTTAATGGTTTAATAAGACACACAGGAATTATAAAAAGTTTTTCAAATAATAATCTTACATTAATTTCAAATTTAAAACCTAACATAGGAGATAGTGTTGCAACTAATGGTATTTGCCTTAGTGTAACAAAAATTAATAATGATGGTTTTAATTTAAATTTAAGTACAGAAACACAAAACATAGTAAAGCCTTTTAAAATTGGAGCTAAAGTTCATACAGAATTAGCAATGAAAGTTGGAGATAGGATTGATGGACATATTTTAAGTGGGCATATTGATGGGCTTGGTAAAATCAAAAAAATTGAAAAACTAAATAGTGGAATAGATTTTTATATAAGTCTTGATGAAAAATTAATGCCTTTTGTTTGTAAAAAAGGTAGCATTGCCATTGATGGAGTAAGCCTTACTATAAACGATGTTATAAACGATGGTGTTCGGCTTACAATCATTGATATTACATTAAAAGATACACTTTTTAATAGTTATAAAATAGGCGATTTAGTAAATGTAGAAACTGATATTTTGGCAAGATATGCTGAAAGAATTTTAAATTATAAAAAGCAAAATCAACTTAGCTGGAGCGATGTTGATAGAATAAATTTATTATATTAA
- the rfaD gene encoding ADP-glyceromanno-heptose 6-epimerase yields the protein MKIVITGGAGFIGSNLANELCKNHEVLVIDNFDNGEKYENNKRKYFGTFNNLLEFNGLIYTANLLDDDFYETIDKFKPEVIYHFAAISDTTLYNENIVFKTNINTFYRILFLANKHNAKLIYASSASVYGDAPSPQTVGLNEMPKNPYAFSKLTMDKIAKDTGAVGLRYFNVYGKNEFYKDTTASMILQFGLQILNNNSPKLFVGSDKIFRDFVYIKDVTNANIAAMNANGGVYNVGSGKARSFESIVDILQNELVKRKILEKALEKKYIPNPYKSAYQFHTEAKLDDNFNYKPQYSLEDGISDYLEEIIKIHNKLKG from the coding sequence ATGAAAATAGTAATAACTGGTGGAGCTGGTTTTATAGGTTCAAATTTAGCTAATGAATTATGTAAAAATCATGAAGTTTTAGTAATTGATAATTTTGATAATGGTGAAAAATACGAAAATAATAAAAGAAAATATTTTGGAACTTTCAATAATTTATTAGAATTTAATGGGCTAATTTATACTGCAAACTTATTAGATGATGATTTTTATGAAACTATTGATAAATTTAAACCTGAGGTTATTTATCACTTTGCGGCTATTTCTGATACTACACTTTATAATGAAAATATAGTATTTAAAACAAATATTAATACATTTTATCGTATATTATTTTTAGCTAACAAGCATAATGCAAAATTAATTTACGCAAGTAGTGCTAGTGTCTATGGAGATGCACCAAGCCCACAAACCGTAGGGCTTAATGAAATGCCTAAAAATCCTTATGCTTTTTCAAAACTAACTATGGATAAAATCGCTAAAGATACAGGAGCTGTGGGGCTTAGATATTTCAATGTTTATGGTAAAAATGAATTTTATAAAGATACAACCGCTTCTATGATTTTACAATTTGGTTTGCAAATCCTAAACAACAACTCGCCTAAACTTTTCGTTGGAAGTGATAAAATCTTTAGAGATTTTGTATATATAAAAGATGTTACAAATGCAAATATCGCTGCAATGAATGCTAATGGTGGAGTTTATAATGTAGGTAGTGGCAAGGCTAGGAGTTTTGAGAGTATTGTAGATATTTTACAAAACGAGCTAGTCAAAAGAAAAATATTAGAAAAAGCACTTGAAAAAAAATATATACCTAATCCATATAAAAGTGCCTATCAATTCCATACTGAAGCAAAACTTGATGATAATTTTAATTATAAACCACAATATAGCCTAGAAGATGGTATAAGTGATTATTTAGAAGAAATCATCAAAATTCACAATAAACTCAAAGGATAA
- a CDS encoding LemA family protein has translation MEIIYIILTIIILISVLIIVNYNALVAKRNDVKSIYSSIDVQLNQRYDLIPNLVSSVKAYFKHESITLENIVKLREKAINSNDDKQKFSINDELSKAIHGLNIQIENYPNLKANENVANLQNAIKECEEQISATRRAYNSAVTSYNNVCESFPSNLIANAFNFKKANFYETSENARKNPNVKDLFNE, from the coding sequence ATGGAAATAATTTACATAATATTGACAATAATTATATTAATATCTGTTCTAATTATAGTAAATTATAATGCTTTAGTAGCAAAACGAAATGATGTAAAAAGTATATATTCAAGCATAGATGTTCAACTAAACCAACGCTATGATTTAATACCAAATTTAGTATCATCAGTAAAAGCATACTTTAAACACGAAAGTATAACATTGGAGAATATAGTAAAATTAAGAGAAAAAGCTATAAATTCAAACGATGATAAACAAAAATTTAGCATAAATGATGAGCTTAGCAAAGCAATTCATGGGCTAAATATTCAAATAGAAAATTACCCTAATTTAAAAGCTAATGAAAATGTAGCAAATTTACAAAACGCTATAAAAGAATGTGAAGAGCAAATTAGTGCAACAAGAAGGGCTTATAATTCAGCGGTTACGAGTTACAATAATGTCTGTGAGAGTTTTCCATCAAATTTAATTGCAAATGCTTTTAATTTTAAAAAGGCTAATTTTTATGAAACGAGTGAGAATGCAAGAAAAAATCCTAATGTAAAAGATTTATTTAATGAATAA
- a CDS encoding DUF3137 domain-containing protein — translation MYKIYLTYNDFYIEKTQDVTNLSHMLYLIVADILLILIIFSINLFLYVIPFLNKNHFKSIDKEKYKKTMINPENTHIFWAFSRNNIDIAKCILFRLDKEDGLDRIYRLFSNSYLRYIFKMRFYFFGIYIRIPNKIKNKFEIFASKNLMSLYHDGIIMHEKKIFLTDNTDFNKKFYLYPNNITDDFKFLNPKKLANIVQASKNINKKFSIIYNENYLEVYIHNFIFSSNIKNEYQSIMKIIKEFNEE, via the coding sequence ATGTATAAAATTTATTTAACCTATAATGATTTTTACATAGAAAAAACTCAAGATGTTACAAATTTAAGCCATATGCTATATTTAATAGTAGCTGATATTTTGCTAATTCTTATCATTTTTAGTATAAATCTTTTTTTATATGTAATACCATTTTTAAATAAAAATCATTTTAAATCAATAGATAAAGAAAAATATAAAAAAACTATGATTAATCCCGAAAATACGCATATTTTTTGGGCTTTTTCAAGAAATAATATTGATATAGCTAAATGTATTTTATTTAGGCTAGATAAAGAAGATGGGCTTGATAGAATATATAGATTATTTAGCAATAGCTACCTTAGATATATTTTTAAAATGAGATTTTATTTTTTTGGAATTTATATAAGAATTCCTAATAAAATTAAAAATAAATTTGAAATTTTTGCTAGTAAAAACCTTATGTCTTTATACCATGATGGAATTATCATGCATGAAAAAAAGATTTTTTTGACTGACAACACTGATTTTAATAAAAAATTTTACTTATACCCTAATAATATCACAGATGATTTTAAATTTTTAAATCCAAAAAAATTAGCAAATATCGTTCAAGCTTCAAAAAATATAAATAAAAAATTTAGCATTATTTATAATGAAAACTACCTTGAAGTTTATATTCATAATTTTATTTTTTCATCAAATATTAAAAATGAATATCAAAGCATTATGAAAATTATCAAAGAATTTAATGAGGAATAA
- a CDS encoding DUF3137 domain-containing protein gives MITFLNIIRILCLVFMVFYAYVFIIKNNENIMPLFIGILIIIISTFLISMINYKTNIQPFFTENNFIKIQNLKNIKKELIKSDEINIDYAFYKDNLSILKLNLNDIIHNSNNKQEKINIFKGIYIRKENVNSKPFSIANNSKIKKFLGIKLDITTIDNVEFNKYFKLYTDNKIATFKYLDPFKLEFISTKAKMLNHKISLFYKNDTLHFYIHNFNFSKNIKNEYETILNIINEF, from the coding sequence ATGATAACTTTTTTAAATATTATTAGAATATTATGTTTAGTATTTATGGTATTTTATGCTTATGTTTTCATTATAAAAAATAATGAAAACATAATGCCTTTATTTATAGGAATACTTATCATAATTATATCAACTTTTTTAATATCCATGATTAATTACAAAACTAATATTCAACCATTTTTTACCGAAAATAATTTTATAAAAATTCAAAATTTAAAAAATATTAAAAAAGAATTAATTAAAAGTGATGAAATAAATATAGACTACGCATTTTATAAAGATAATTTAAGTATTTTAAAACTAAATTTAAATGATATCATCCATAATAGCAACAATAAACAAGAAAAAATTAATATTTTTAAAGGTATTTACATACGAAAAGAAAATGTTAATTCTAAACCATTCAGTATAGCAAATAATTCAAAAATTAAAAAATTTTTAGGCATAAAATTAGATATTACCACAATTGATAATGTTGAATTTAACAAATATTTTAAATTATATACAGACAATAAAATTGCAACTTTTAAATACTTAGACCCTTTTAAATTAGAATTTATAAGCACTAAAGCAAAAATGCTAAATCACAAAATAAGTTTATTTTATAAAAACGATACATTACATTTTTATATACATAATTTTAACTTTAGCAAAAATATAAAAAATGAATACGAAACTATTTTAAATATTATTAACGAATTTTAA
- a CDS encoding YiiX/YebB-like N1pC/P60 family cysteine hydrolase, producing MKKIAFLINLLFFYTYFNYDMNINTFTIPQNLEIGDLILREGTGSQSLLISKITHSKYTHIGIISSIHPIKILHATYDDLGENGVKEFSIKNFFKGAKQIKIIRLIDLSKEEKILLIKNLKKYLNQDFNLSPKDNNLYCTTFIYKELEPLITEQLEKTYLDIPIAAGYYLLPKSFLNLNHIVIDQQIDYFK from the coding sequence ATGAAAAAAATTGCTTTTTTAATCAATTTATTATTTTTTTATACTTATTTTAATTACGATATGAATATCAATACTTTTACTATACCTCAAAATTTAGAAATAGGAGATTTGATTTTAAGAGAAGGAACAGGAAGTCAAAGCTTATTAATATCAAAAATAACTCATTCAAAGTATACACATATAGGTATAATATCAAGCATTCATCCTATAAAAATTTTGCATGCAACTTATGATGATTTAGGCGAAAATGGAGTAAAAGAATTTAGCATAAAAAATTTTTTTAAAGGTGCTAAACAAATAAAGATAATAAGATTAATTGATTTAAGTAAAGAAGAAAAAATATTGTTAATAAAAAATTTAAAAAAATATTTAAATCAAGATTTTAACTTAAGTCCAAAAGATAATAATTTATATTGTACAACATTTATATATAAAGAACTAGAACCACTGATAACTGAACAATTAGAAAAAACATATCTAGATATCCCTATAGCTGCAGGATATTATTTATTGCCAAAAAGTTTTTTAAATTTAAATCATATAGTAATTGACCAGCAAATTGATTATTTTAAATAA
- a CDS encoding CheR family methyltransferase: MFDFFKRKDVVNINQSCELNFYDNLCEYDELIKKIKDICGIDLEIKKSTIKSKLLKLALVNNIKSFSEFKIRLLCDLNFKQDLFNLITVCETYFFREIKQLKEIVKILKENPTKRKILSIPCSSGEEIYSILILAMEANIYDIEIFGIDINSLIIDKAIKAEYTSRSLYNVSKENIDKYFIKNGDKFILKKDLFNKVNYKVLNVFDNDFIKLGKFDLIISRNMMIYFDEEHKYSLIDNFSKVLNNNGMLFTGHADLVPKHDKFNKIYLNNCTYYQKI; the protein is encoded by the coding sequence ATGTTTGATTTTTTTAAGCGTAAAGATGTAGTAAATATAAATCAAAGTTGTGAATTAAATTTTTACGATAATTTATGTGAATATGATGAATTGATAAAAAAGATTAAAGATATTTGTGGTATTGATTTAGAGATTAAAAAATCCACAATTAAGTCAAAATTATTAAAACTTGCATTAGTTAATAATATTAAAAGTTTTTCAGAATTTAAGATTAGATTATTGTGTGATTTAAATTTCAAACAAGATTTATTTAATTTAATTACCGTTTGTGAAACTTATTTTTTTAGAGAGATAAAACAATTAAAGGAAATAGTTAAGATATTAAAAGAAAATCCTACAAAACGTAAAATACTTAGTATTCCTTGTTCTAGTGGTGAAGAAATTTATTCTATTTTGATATTAGCTATGGAAGCTAATATTTATGATATAGAAATTTTTGGTATTGATATTAATTCTTTAATAATTGATAAAGCTATTAAAGCTGAATATACTTCAAGGTCGTTATATAATGTTAGTAAAGAAAATATTGATAAATACTTTATTAAAAATGGCGATAAATTTATCCTAAAAAAGGATTTATTTAATAAGGTTAATTATAAAGTTTTAAATGTTTTTGATAATGATTTTATAAAATTAGGAAAATTTGACTTAATCATCTCTAGAAATATGATGATATATTTTGATGAAGAACACAAGTATTCTTTGATAGATAATTTTTCTAAAGTTTTAAATAATAATGGCATGCTTTTTACAGGACACGCTGATTTAGTTCCAAAGCATGATAAGTTTAATAAAATTTATTTAAATAATTGTACCTATTATCAGAAAATATAA
- a CDS encoding CheB methylesterase domain-containing protein: MRKVILIGASTGGPGHIKYLLQNLDLNNSVVVIAQHMQASFLPSYANQLNKECLSEVVLLENPCFLDDKKIYICQHNTELFSNLRANFNNGVFPFCPNVDLLFNSASKLTKDYEILAILLTGIGDDGAKGLFELYKKGAKCIGESEKSCIVYGMPKRAYELNNNLLQLDINNIRKEILAFVR, from the coding sequence ATGCGAAAAGTGATTTTAATAGGTGCTAGCACAGGTGGTCCAGGTCATATAAAATATTTGTTGCAAAATTTAGATCTAAATAATTCAGTTGTAGTTATTGCTCAACATATGCAAGCGAGTTTTTTACCTAGTTATGCAAATCAATTAAATAAAGAATGTTTAAGTGAAGTTGTATTGTTAGAAAATCCTTGTTTTTTAGATGATAAAAAGATTTATATTTGTCAGCATAATACAGAGTTATTTTCAAATCTAAGGGCTAATTTTAATAATGGAGTTTTTCCATTTTGTCCTAATGTAGATTTATTGTTTAATAGTGCTTCAAAACTTACGAAAGACTATGAAATACTAGCAATATTATTAACAGGGATTGGAGATGATGGTGCTAAAGGCTTATTTGAACTATACAAAAAAGGCGCTAAATGTATAGGCGAGAGTGAAAAATCTTGCATAGTTTATGGAATGCCAAAAAGAGCTTATGAATTAAATAATAATCTTTTACAACTTGATATTAATAATATAAGAAAAGAAATTTTAGCATTTGTTAGGTGA
- a CDS encoding MFS transporter has product MREYIRLLQENKSFKILTIVQFITYFGAWFSQIGVYTMLIEFDFSLFEWNYFGINFDDSSVKKLALSFSTIFAFLPTIILAPASGVIIDSFKSKKLLLLSIIIELFSVFLLIFIKDASYIFILFILIFIRLAVASLYFQTQMSLLACIFDRDKLKLANELFSIIWAVSYTSGMALAGFFIHKFGVYSAFMLDCFLFLIGIILLFFIKIEVSNNKFYFKNITKMTKEGFLYIFRNKKILHLILIHAFVGLTAYDTLVNFLAGYEYFNKVFFFKEMLSVALIIGLINAVRAFSLIIGPFVLSKFVNNKTLFYLFLAQGFGIIIWAYLQFNFWLSFIGLVCTGFFTNIIWSYTYTAVQSACDKEYYGRVIAYVDMIFMSFSLFATLITGYLFDIGISTFSITIMLGICFILGALYWLYFIKTYE; this is encoded by the coding sequence ATGCGTGAATATATAAGGTTATTACAAGAAAATAAAAGTTTCAAAATATTAACTATAGTTCAGTTTATTACTTATTTTGGTGCTTGGTTTTCTCAAATTGGTGTATATACAATGCTGATTGAATTTGATTTTTCACTTTTTGAATGGAATTATTTTGGCATTAATTTTGATGATTCTAGTGTAAAAAAATTGGCTTTATCATTTTCAACTATTTTTGCATTTTTACCTACAATAATTTTAGCACCAGCTAGTGGGGTTATAATTGATAGTTTTAAATCTAAAAAACTTTTATTATTATCAATTATTATTGAATTATTTTCAGTATTTTTGTTAATTTTTATAAAAGATGCTAGTTATATTTTTATACTTTTTATATTGATTTTTATAAGACTTGCGGTTGCTAGTTTATATTTTCAAACTCAAATGAGTTTATTAGCTTGTATTTTTGATAGGGATAAATTAAAATTAGCAAATGAGTTATTTTCAATAATTTGGGCAGTATCTTATACGAGTGGTATGGCTTTAGCTGGATTTTTTATACATAAATTTGGCGTATACTCTGCTTTTATGCTTGATTGTTTTTTATTTTTAATTGGAATAATTTTATTATTTTTCATAAAAATAGAAGTAAGCAACAATAAATTTTATTTTAAGAATATAACAAAAATGACTAAAGAGGGTTTTTTATATATTTTTAGAAATAAAAAAATTCTTCATTTGATTTTGATACATGCTTTTGTTGGTCTTACAGCTTATGATACTTTGGTAAATTTTTTAGCTGGTTATGAATATTTTAATAAGGTATTTTTCTTTAAAGAAATGCTTAGTGTTGCGTTGATTATAGGATTAATTAATGCAGTGCGTGCCTTTTCTTTAATCATAGGTCCATTTGTTTTAAGTAAATTTGTAAATAATAAAACATTATTTTATTTATTTTTAGCACAAGGTTTTGGAATAATTATTTGGGCATATTTACAGTTTAATTTTTGGCTTTCTTTTATAGGTTTAGTATGCACCGGTTTTTTTACAAATATTATTTGGTCTTATACTTATACAGCAGTTCAAAGTGCGTGTGATAAAGAATATTATGGTAGAGTTATTGCTTATGTAGATATGATATTTATGAGTTTTTCTTTATTTGCTACATTAATTACTGGATATTTGTTTGATATTGGAATTAGTACATTTAGTATTACTATAATGCTAGGAATTTGCTTTATTTTAGGAGCTTTATATTGGTTATATTTTATAAAAACTTATGAATAG
- the acpS gene encoding holo-ACP synthase — translation MIGCDIVNIKRIENIFKKNKIKFLNRIFSKEELDCLNQNINSIAGYYAAKEAASKALGCGICELCNFYDIKICKDERNKPFIVFSEKIIKEFNISRANLSISHDAGIAMAVVMLEKNNA, via the coding sequence ATGATAGGTTGTGATATAGTTAATATTAAAAGAATTGAAAATATTTTTAAAAAAAATAAAATAAAGTTTTTAAATAGAATTTTTTCAAAAGAAGAATTAGATTGCTTAAATCAAAATATAAATTCTATTGCTGGATATTACGCAGCAAAAGAAGCAGCTAGCAAGGCTTTAGGCTGTGGAATATGTGAATTATGTAATTTTTATGATATAAAAATTTGTAAAGATGAGAGAAATAAACCATTTATAGTTTTTAGTGAAAAAATTATTAAAGAATTTAATATAAGTAGGGCGAATTTAAGTATAAGTCATGATGCAGGAATTGCTATGGCTGTTGTTATGCTGGAGAAAAATAATGCGTGA
- a CDS encoding efflux RND transporter periplasmic adaptor subunit, whose amino-acid sequence MKKIIIVIMLIICACILAYFSLFSNEVSNNFRIIKPKRMDLSINVEAVGKAYSPSLVNVATLANGEIKEFRVKLGDKLKKGDIIAILDDEKAKNDLAIEKSKLISLNDEEEAARVYLNELYVKLQTQEKLLSKGASSKENYLNAKTNYYNAKAKLSSIKAQIIQTNANISTMQESLDETIVKAPIDGSVIGVYASLGQTINSKQSSPTLIKLANLDEMEVRMQIAQNDVSLLKVGQKITYTPLSDGASTKEASINSIDSADVSVIDNATSSGAVYYYARYFVNNNPELKIGIDVQNTIEIDKVVNALTLPINYINKDNQGYFVNIKDNSEIGYKKAYITLGKSDNFNIEITSGLNDDDEVVITNDKDKQSK is encoded by the coding sequence ATGAAAAAAATCATAATAGTTATAATGTTAATTATATGTGCTTGTATATTAGCATATTTCTCGTTATTTTCAAATGAGGTAAGTAATAATTTTAGAATTATTAAACCAAAAAGAATGGATTTATCAATTAATGTTGAAGCAGTAGGCAAGGCTTATTCTCCTTCTTTGGTAAATGTTGCAACTTTAGCAAATGGTGAGATTAAAGAATTTCGTGTAAAGCTAGGAGATAAGCTTAAAAAAGGCGATATTATTGCTATTTTAGATGATGAAAAAGCTAAGAATGATTTGGCTATAGAAAAAAGTAAATTAATTAGTTTAAATGATGAAGAAGAAGCAGCTAGAGTATATTTAAACGAATTATATGTAAAACTTCAAACTCAAGAAAAGTTATTAAGTAAGGGTGCTAGCTCTAAAGAAAATTATTTAAACGCAAAAACTAATTATTACAACGCAAAAGCAAAACTTAGCTCAATAAAAGCTCAAATAATTCAAACAAATGCAAATATTTCTACTATGCAAGAAAGCTTAGATGAAACAATAGTAAAAGCTCCTATTGATGGTAGCGTAATAGGTGTTTATGCTAGTTTAGGTCAGACAATTAACTCAAAGCAAAGCTCACCAACACTAATTAAATTAGCTAATTTAGATGAGATGGAAGTAAGAATGCAAATAGCACAAAATGATGTTAGCTTATTAAAAGTAGGGCAAAAAATCACATATACTCCATTAAGTGATGGAGCTAGTACTAAAGAAGCTAGTATAAATAGTATTGATAGTGCTGATGTTAGTGTTATTGATAATGCTACTTCAAGTGGGGCTGTTTATTATTATGCTAGATATTTTGTAAATAATAACCCTGAATTAAAAATAGGAATAGATGTTCAAAATACCATAGAAATTGATAAGGTAGTAAATGCTTTAACTTTACCTATTAATTATATTAATAAAGACAATCAAGGCTATTTTGTAAATATTAAAGATAATAGCGAGATAGGCTATAAAAAAGCATATATAACCTTGGGTAAGAGCGATAATTTTAATATAGAAATTACAAGTGGCTTAAATGATGATGATGAAGTGGTAATAACTAATGATAAAGATAAGCAATCTAAATAA